Proteins co-encoded in one Amaranthus tricolor cultivar Red isolate AtriRed21 chromosome 7, ASM2621246v1, whole genome shotgun sequence genomic window:
- the LOC130818440 gene encoding uncharacterized protein LOC130818440, whose translation MGCFDYSEHGFPFSKVQRINSLGLTFMNYDTELCDDREIKSDKFVIGHVTNYELVESEKEVKSPSRKKVNYLSLHTRHKSYNSIPRRVICDSLKARGISLVYIEVIRDMYDSVSTSIQTPAGITEPFPTLPWCMIFADDIVLAAETREEVSNKSDEWREALKGKGETEVSIDDTAGSLKWRAATAVLWDRNFPSKLKGKFYQTAIKPALLYGTECWSVKKIFQHKMKVTEMRMLRWTCGHTLMDRIRNQEFRDKLGRKIFDALVRRVESIIVDGKRGRGRPKRTWDEQIRVDLQELNLSADLTRDRSNWRRHIHYKMTMYPLCIPKSRRMTLTLTLTLSVATSVASANRG comes from the exons ATGGGTTGTTTTGACTATAGTGAGCATGGGTTCCCATTTTCCAAGGTTCAAAGGATAAACTCACTTGGTCTCAcgtttatgaattatgatactGAATTATGTGATGATAGagaaattaaaagtgataaatttgttattggacAT GTAACAAATTATGAACTTGTTGAGTCTGAAAAGGAGGTAAAGAGCCCGAGCAGGAAGAAGG TAAATTACTTGAGTTTGCACACCAGACACAAGTCATAtaatagcataccacgacgtgtTATCTGTGATAGCCTCAAAGCTAGAGGTATTTCTCTAGTGTATATTGAGGTcatacgggatatgtatgacagcGTTTCGACTAGCATTCAAACACCGGCAGGGATAACCGAGCCATTTCCG acgttGCCGTGGTGCATGATATTCGCGGACGACATAGTGCTGGCAGCAGAAACcagagaggaggttagtaacaaatcggatgagtggagggaagctttaaaaGGTAAAG GTGAAACAGAGGTGTCCATCGATGATACA GCGGGTTcgcttaagtggcgagcagccaccgcagtGTTATGGGATAGGAatttcccaagcaagttaaaaggaaaattctaccagACGGCAATCAAACCTGCTTTGCTATATGGAACCGAATGTTGgtctgtaaagaagattttccaACATAAAatgaaagttacagaaatgcgtatgctgaggtggacgTGTGGGCACACTTTGATGGatagaattaggaaccaagagtttagggacaaattaGGG aGGAAGATTTTCGACGCCcttgtgaggagggtagaaagcattatagtagatggTAAGAGGGGTCGAGGTAGACCAAAgcgaacttgggatgagcaaataagagtagACTTGCaggagttaaacctctctgcggacctgactagggataggagcaATTGGAGACGCCATATCCAC TATAAGATGACAATGTATCCTCTATGCATTCCGAAGTCGAGGCGGATGACTTTGACTCTGACTCTAACTCTGAGTGTGGCAACTTCGGTTGCTTCAGCAAACAGGGGATAA
- the LOC130817547 gene encoding uncharacterized protein LOC130817547, translating into MPPPSGRAVSHVWSYFTKEPTDNPDVFLCTRQICESQRVKPLVSYNFARGGGTGSFNKNLAKKHGITKETHAASRSGTTIGSRQWDIPSTGMPFKYNRNDMINEFSKYVICDELPFNHGESRAYERYTRKTLQPQYRAISRSTLKRRTIKLYESMRYELVEMFKAFNGRVSITTDICPLPHI; encoded by the exons atgccacctcctagtggtagagctgtttcacatgtgtggtcgtattttacaaaagaaccaaccgacaatccagatgttttcttatgcactcgtcaaatttgtgaaagtcaaagAGTAAAAcctttagtttcatacaatttcgccagag gtggtggtacgggatcttttaacaaaaatttggcaaagaagcatggaatcacaaaagaaactcatgcagcaagtcgcagcgggaccacaattggaagccgacagtgggacattcccagcacaggtatgccttttaaatataatcgtaatgatatgattaatgaattttctaagtatgtaatttgtgatgaattgccatttaaccatggtgaaagtagggcatacgagcgttacactagaaaaactttgcaaccacaatatagagcaatctctaggagcactcttaaacgacgcacaattaaattatatgaatcaatgcgctatgaattagtagaaatgtttaaagcttttaatggtagggttagcataacaactgacatttgtccgctcccccacatttag
- the LOC130817548 gene encoding chloride channel protein CLC-c-like, producing MDPQDNDFTHTDDETTDVENLGDLDHEDDKRWTSMSERNTSIRIPLLRKRTNTTSQIAVIGANSCPIESLDYEMIENELFKQDWRSRKTVQIFQYVFLKWGLALLIGLGTGLVGFFNNIAVENIAGFKLLLTNNLMLEGSYFKAFLAFAGCNIVLATAASALCAFIAPAAAGSGIPEVKAYLNGVDAPSILAPRTLFVKIFGSVLGVSAGFVVGKEGPMVHTGACIANLIGQGGSRKYGLTWTWLRYFKNDRDRRDLITCGAAAGVAAAFRAPVGGVLFALEEAASWWRSALLWRTFFTTAVVAIVLRGFFQYCVSGKCGLFGEGGLIMYDVNEHVAGYGVYDILAVIFLGVVGGVLGSFYNFLVDKVLRTYSYINEKGPYYRVLLAVAISILTTCCAFGLPWFTKCTPCPKDSTIKCPTLGESGNYKSFQCPAGEYNDLASLLLNTNDDAIRNLFSTTVIREFQISSLFIFFITIYFLGIVTYGIAVPAGLFIPVILGGSVYGRLVGRLFHSLSVLDTGLFSLLGAASFLGGTMRMTVSLCVILLELTNNLLLLPLVMIVLLISKTVADCFNHGVYDQIVKLKGLPYLEAHAEPYMKHLVAGDAVSGPLITFSGVEKVETIVHALRTTGHNGFPVIDEPPFSDSPELCGVVLRSHLLVVLKAKCFSEDRELTGRDILKKFSPFDFAKPGSGKGLTLDDISVTKEEMEMYVDLHPITNASPYTVLETMSLAKAKILFRQLGLRHMCVVPKSQGRPPIVGILTRHDFMPEHIFGLYPHVKSHK from the exons ATGGATCCACAAGATAATGATTTCACCCACACTGATGATGAGACTACTGATGTCGAAAACCTTGGAGACTTAGATCATGAGGATGATAAACGTTGGACATCCATGTCGGAGAGGAACACGTCTATTAGGATACCACTTTTGAGAAAGAGAACCAATACTACTTCACAGATTGCTGTTATTGGGGCCAATTCCTGCCCCATTGAGAGCCTTGACTATGA GATGATAGAAAATGAATTATTCAAGCAAGATTGGAGGTCAAGAAAAACTGTTCAAATATTTCAATACGTGTTTCTAAAATGGGGATTGGCTCTCCTCATTGGTCTCGGTACTGGACTTGTTGGTTTCTTCAATAATATTGCAGTTGAGAATATCGCTGGTTTCAAATTGCTGCTCACTAACAATCTCATGTTGGAGGGAAG TTACTTTAAGGCTTTTCTTGCATTTGCTGGTTGCAACATAGTGCTGGCTACTGCTGCTTCAGCACTTTGTGCATTTATTGCTCCTGCTGCTGCTGGATCGGGTATCCCTGAGGTCAAAGCTTATCTCAATGGCGTTGATGCTCCGTCAATATTGGCTCCAAGAACTCTCTTTGTCAAG ATTTTTGGCTCTGTTCTTGGTGTTTCCGCGGGTTTTGTGGTTGGTAAGGAGGGACCTATGGTGCATACCGGTGCTTGCATTGCCAACTTGATTGGTCAGGGAGGCTCTCGCAAGTATGGGTTGACCTGGACTTGGCTCAGATATTTCAAGAATGATAGAGATCGACGAGACTTGATCACCTGTGGTGCTGCTGCAGGAGTGGCTGCTGCTTTTCGTGCTCCAGTTGGTGGGGTCCTTTTCGCCCTTGAAGAAGCAGCTTCCTG GTGGCGGAGTGCTCTACTATGGAGAACATTTTTCACCACAGCTGTGGTTGCTATAGTTTTGAGAGGCTTCTTTCAATATTGCGTGTCCGGgaaatgtggtttgtttggtGAGGGTGGGTTAATAATGTATGATGTCAATGAACACGTCGCTGGTTATGGTGTTTATGATATACTGGCAGTGATATTTCTTGGAGTTGTTGGAGGTGTTCTTGGAAGTTTTTACAACTTTCTTGTTGACAAGGTCCTACGCACTTACAGCTACATCAATGA AAAGGGTCCGTACTACAGAGTTCTTCTTGCTGTTGCCATATCTATCTTGACAACCTGCTGTGCTTTTGGccttccttggtttacaaagTGCACTCCCTGTCCTAAGGATTCAACTATCAAGTGCCCTACTCTTGGTGAGTCCGGAAATTACAAGAGCTTTCAATGTCCAGCTGGCGAGTATAACGATCTTGCATCCCTCCTTCTCAACACAAACGATGATGCTATCCGCAATTTGTTCAGCACTACCGTCATAAGAGAATTTCAGATCTCTTCACTCTTCATATTCTTCATCACAATTTATTTCCTTGGGATCGTCACTTATGGGATTGCAGTACCTGCAGGACTATTCATTCCTGTAATCTTAGGCGGAAGTGTTTATGGTCGTCTTGTGGGTAGACTCTTTCATTCTTTGTCAGTGCTGGACACCGGTTTATTCTCTCTTCTAGGAGCTGCCTCATTCCTCGGGGGAACCATGAGAATGACGGTCTCTCTGTGCGTCATTCTGCTTGAACTTACAAACAATTTGTTATTGCTCCCCCTTGTGATGATAGTACTCCTCATATCCAAAACTGTGGCAGATTGCTTCAATCACGGCGTCTATGATCAAATAGTGAAACTCAAAGGGTTGCCATATTTGGAAGCTCACGCTGAGCCTTATATGAAGCACTTGGTTGCAGGAGATGCCGTTTCTGGTCCATTGATCACATTTTCAGGTGTTGAGAAGGTGGAGACTATTGTACATGCTTTGCGAACTACCGGGCATAATGGATTTCCTGTAATCGATGAACCACCTTTCTCAGATTCACCCGAGTTATGTGGAGTAGTTCTAAGGTCACATTTGCTTGTAGTGCTTAAAGCAAAGTGTTTCTCTGAGGATAGGGAGCTTACAGGTAGAGATATCTTGAAGAAGTTTTCTCCCTTTGACTTTGCAAAGCCTGGGTCGGGAAAAGGACTCACATTGGATGATATATCTGTGACCAAGGAAGAGATGGAAATGTATGTTGATCTTCACCCGATCACTAATGCATCCCCATATACTGTGCTTGAGACGATGTCACTAGCCAAAGCTAAAATTCTCTTCAGGCAACTTGGACTCAGACATATGTGCGTCGTACCAAAGAGTCAAGGG AGACCACCAATTGTGGGTATTTTGACGCGTCATGACTTCATGCCTGAGCACATATTCGGACTCTATCCCCATGTGAAATCACACAAGTAA